The Meiothermus sp. genome segment TGAAGTGCGTACCAAATTCCTGGTTTCCAGACCACTAGCCTCCCCCGTTCGGGCAGGAAGGAGTGGTTTTATACCGGATTCAAAAAGATAATCATCCAAACTAAAGATCCACCAGAGGCTATCTTTTTGAATCCTAGAGCACCCCCCTCCCGAACGGTCGGCGAAGAAAGTGTCTCCTTTCCAAGGGGCGGTATCGCCCTCCGCTACGCGGATAACTTCCAAGGGGCGGTATCGCCCTCCGCTACGCGGATAACTTCCAAGGGGCGGTATCGCCCTCCGCTACGCGGATAACTTCCAAGGGGCGGTATCGCCCTCCGCTACGCGGATAACTTCGGCCCGGTTAGTTCGCCGCCATACAGCGCCGTACTAGGTGCGCCCACAATAGATTTTTGTGGTGACGGTTTCGGCGAAAGAAGTGGCCGGTCTTCAAAGCGGCGCAGCTTATGGGCTCCCCTTTTCGGGTAGAGCAAATTCCTAACGTTGTTGTACTTAACCGAATCTGGTATTACTTTATGCACCAGCCCTGCTGCACACCTGTACGCAATCCGCCCCCTTCTGTGAGGTTCATGCAAATGCTCAACAAAAATTCTGGGGCGTCCCAATGAGCCCCAGGGTTCAGTTCTAATTAGCTTACAGCCTGCTGCGCGGGTCGAGCGCATCCCGCAGGCCATCCCCCAGATAGTTGAAGGCCAGCACTGTCAGGAAAATCATGAAACCCGGCGCCAGCGCCAACCAGGGCGCAGTAAAAATGTATTCCTGGGCCTTGGTGAGCATGTTGCCCCAGGTGGCTACCGGCGGCTGAATACCAAAGCCCAGAAAAGAGAGGGCCGCCTCGGTCAGAATGGCCCCCCCGATGGCCAGGGTAGCGTTCACAATCAGCGGGGCCAGGGTGTTGGGTACCAGGTGGCGGAACATGATGCGGGTCTCGCCGGCCCCCAGGGCCTGGGCGGCGGTGGTGAATTCTTGCTCCCGCAGGCTCAGCACCGCCCCCCGGATCAGCCGACCCGTCCCGATCCAGCCAAACAGCACGATAATGGTGATGATAATAAAGACCGAGGCCGACTCCCCAAACACACCCTGAGCCCACTGGCCCACCGCCCCCTGGGTATCGCGCAAGAGCGCCGAAAGCACCAGCAATAGCGGAAGTTCGGGGATGGTCAGCATGAAGTCCATGAAGCGCGAAATGGCGATGTCCAGATCGAGCTTACCCTGACCAAAAAGCCCCCAACCAGCAATAAACAGCACCACGCCCCAAACCAGCACCAGTCCCAGCAAAGAAAGGACATTGTTCAGGGATGCGGTACCCGCAAAAAGGGCCTGCACATTAGCGCCTGATAGTAGCCAGGCCAGATCAGCTACCAAAAACAACAACAAGTACAGCAAGAACCAGGAAATCACCCGCCAGATGGCAAAGGGCCAGGGGCTCCAGCCGCCTGCCAGCTTGGCCAGCGGGCCGGCGTAAAAGCGTAGCGGTCTACCCGAGAAATACCCTGCAATCACCCCCAGGGTAGTTCCCAACAAGGCAGCCGCAAAAGCCGCCACAAACCCCACCAGAAGGGAGATGCGTGCGCCGTAGATGATGCGCGAAAGCACATCGCGGCCTAGCTCGTCGGTGCCCAGCCAGTGCTCCCTCGAGGGCCCCTGGAAATAGTAGTCGGCCAGGTTATCGCCTGTCGGCTGGGCGGTAGGGCTGTAGGGCGCAATCCAGGGAGCAAAAATGGCCATCAGCACCAGCAGAATAACCACCCCCAGCGAGAACATCGCGGCCTTGTGCTTGCGAAATCGTCGCCAGGCCAGAGCCCAGGTAGATTGGGATTTTTGTTTAGAAGCAGTAGCAACAGCAGCCATAAAACTCCTAACTATAGCGGATGCGGGGATCCACCACCGCATACATCAAGTCGGCCAGCAGGTTAAAGGTTGCGGTGAGCAAGGCCAGGAAGGCCAGTGCGGCCATGGCCACGTTGTAGTCTTTTTCCACCAGCGAGTCGAAAATAGCTCGGCCCATGCCCGGATAGGAGAAGATGGTCTCGGTAATGACCGCGCCCCCAAATACCCCAGGAATGGCCAGGCCCACCAGGGTTACGATGGGAATGAGGGCATTGCGCAGGGCATGCTTGTAGAGTACCACGCGCTCGCCCAAGCCTTTGGCCCGCGCGGTACGCACGTAGTCCTGGTTCAAGACCTCGAGCAAGCTCGCCCGCATATAGCGTGTCCAGGCAGCCATCTGGATGGTAGAAAGGGCCAGTACAGGCAAAACCAGCTTAAAGGCCCAATCGCCGATGAACTGCAAGAAGGTAATCTCGCCGCTTTGCACCTGCGACCACTGGAAGTCGGAGATGCTTTGCACGGGAAACTTGGGAAACCATGGCAATTGTTCGGGCAGCCACACCGCAAACACAAACAACAGCAGGATGCCCAGAAAAAAGATGGGCATGGAGAACCCCACGAACGAGAAAAAGGTGATGACATAATCGGCCCGGCTGTACTGCCGCACTGCCGAAAATATGCCTACTGGTATAGCCACCAGCAAGGCCAGGGTCAAAGCTGCGCCCGAAAGCACCAGGGTGCGGGGCAAGCGCTGACCGAAAATAATCTGTCCCGCCGGAGAAGCGTAGGTGCGGGACTGACCAAAGTCGCCCTGCAGGGCCCGCCCAAGCCACTTGAAATAGCGGACATAAACGGGCTGATCGAGGCCATAGGCCCGGCGCAATTGTTCCAGTTGCTCGGCGGTGATGCGGGGGTTCTGCTGGCGCAGTTCGTCCAGCGGGTCTCCTGGTTGTAGGGCCAACAAAGTGAAAATGACTACGGAGGCTGCAAACAACAAAGGAATCATTTGCAGCAGTCGGCGCATCGTGTAAGCAAACACACTCCAATATTACCGCCCCATGACCTTTTTTGTATCTCCGGGCACCCATACACATATCCACCGAATGGTGGAGGGTTCGTTGAGCACTGCAAAACCCCCTCCGGGTTGGAGGGGGCTCCACCAACTAAAGCGTCGTTACTTGATGGGTTGGCCGTACTTGGCCTGGTCGTAGACCTTCTGGGCCCCTCTGGACTGCCAGCCAATCAGCCAGGGCTCAATGGTGGGGTAGGCGGAGTTAGCGAAGGTAGAAGAGGTGTAGTTGAGCAACCCTACCCGGTAAACCCGCGCATCGGACTGGAAGTACAAAGGGATCATGGCCACTTCGCTGGCCCAGATTTCCTGCATGCGAGCGAAGATTTGCTTGCGGCGGTTCACATCAAACTCGAGCACCGCCTGGTTGCGCAGGCGATCGAACTCTTCGTTGCACCAACCGCCAAAGTTCAGGCCCCGGAAGCCATTTTCGCGGGTAGGCACATACACCACCTTGCCCTCTTCGTCCCGACAGGCCGAGCGTACCCCATCGTCGGCCTGGCCCATACTGAAAGCGAAGTGCAAGAAGCCCGTCCAGGTGCCCTCCTGGGCCCGGGCCCGGTACTGTGCCCCCAGAACCACTGCGCTGGGCGCGTTGTTGATGCGCACCGCAATGCCTACCTGGCGGTAGTTCTCGGCCACAAACTGTTGGATACGCTCGCGCACCTGGTTGCCAGCGGTGGTGGCCCATTCGATTTCGAAGCGTACGGTTCGACCGTCTACAGTCCGTTGCAGGATGCCGTCCGGCCCAGGGCGCCAGCCCAGCTCGGCCAGCAGTTGACGGGCCCGCTCGGGGTTGTAGGGGTACTTGGTCACGTTCGGGTTGAACATGGGGTTCTGCGGCGCCACCCAGGTGTGCGAAACCGTATACAGCCCATCGAAGAAGGCTTTGGTAATGCCCTCGCGGTTCATGGCGTATATCAGGGCCTGGCGGGTCTTGACGTTGTCGAGTTGCAGATCTTTGACCCGCTGCACATTGGTGAACTGGTTGATCTCCAGGTGTTCGAAGAAGGGCGTGGGCACCGACCAGATCTCGAAGCGGCCTGGTGCGCGGCTGGTGAGCTGCTTGCTGCGCCCCTGGTCAAAGGAGATGGAGACACTCGAGGCCGCGTCAATCCCCCCGCCCAGAATGGCCACCAAAAGCGAGTTGGTGTTCTGAATGATGCGGTAAACCACACGCTGGACATACTTGTCCTCGCCACCGGGGGGCTTGATCCAGAAACGCGGGTTCCGCTGCATCTCGATGGTGCTGCCGGGTACCCAGCGGGTCAGGGTGAAGGGGCCCGAGTAGACCATCCGCCCACTACTCAGGTACTGTGGGTTGGAAAACTGAGTAAAGAAGTTGCGGAAAATCTCGGCCTGGCGCGCGGTATCGGTGGTCTGAGCCGCTGCCGCTTTGGCTTTGTCCCACTCTGCTCGCATGATGTGGTTGGGAGCGTAGTAGACCTGGTTGATGTCCAGGTCGTAGAAGTAGGCCGGCTCGAGGCTCACCGTGAAGTTGCGCGCGTCGCGCACCCGCAGGGTGGCCCGGTCGAAAAAGTCTATGTTAGTAGAGGGCACCCCTTTGGTCTTGCCCATCTCGAAGTAAAGCGCCACATCCTCGGTGCTGATGGGCCGTCCGTCCGACCAGACCGCATCGGGACGGATGGTGTAATCGAGCTCGAGGCGCCGCACCCCCGGACGCACGCTCACAAAGCGCAGGCGATTGTTCTGGGCAGTGGGCACTTCCGTCACCACCACCGGAATCACATCCAGGTCGCGGTTGGTCTGCACAATGGGGGCAAACAAAAAGTTTTCGATCTCGAACTTGATGGACTGGTTGGAGATGGCATTAACTACGTCCCCGGCCAGCACCCGGGGCTCCTGGGCTGCCCCAATGATCAGGCTGTTGTCTTGCGGGCCAGCCAGGGCCATTCCACCTAAAACCATCAGCGCAATGAGCTTCCGTTTCATCGCTCCTCCTCGTATAGCCACTGTTTGGCTGGGCCTGATTCTATTGTCCAACGGGCGATTTGTGTACTACTTGACAAGCAATCATTATACATGTATGCGAAAGACTATTCATTGTCCTGATCGGTTCTCTATAAAGGCAAAACCAGGGGATCCCCCTGGTTTTGCGGTTAACGAGTGGAGGGTTACTTGATGGCGATACCACCTGCCTGGGCCTGGTCGTGGCGCTTGGCCGCCCCACGGCTGGCCCAGCCAATCTCCCAGGCGTTCCAACCGGGGTAGCCGTTGCCACCGGAATAGGTCGAGGCTACATAGTTCACCAGACCGTTGCGCACCACCAGGAAGTTGGAGCGGAAGCGCAAGGGCAGAGCCGGGAGTTCATCGGCCCAAATCTCCTGGGCGCGGGCGAAGAGTTGCTTGCGGCGGGCCTCGTCGAACTCGAGCACCCCCTGGCTGGTCAGGCGGTCGAACTCGTCGTTGCGCCAGTTGCCGATGTTCTGGCCGGCGTAGTTATTTTCTTTGCTGGGCACCAACTGAGCCCCGGTATTGAGGTTTTTGAACTGGAAGAGGTTGCCGTCTTCGGCCAGGCTGCTCACCCAGGCAAACATGAAGAACACCCACTTGCCTTCCTCGGCCCGCTGGATGAAGTCGTCAGCAAAGACCACCGCGCTGGGGGCGTTGGCAGTCTTGACCGCAATGCCCACCTGGCGCCACTGCTCGATGAAGAGTTGCTGGGTGCGCTCGCGGATGGCGTTGCCAGCGGTGGTTACCCAGTCGAGCTCAAAGCGCACCGTGCGGCCATCCACCGTGCGTTGCAGGATGCCGTCGGGGCCGGGCCGCCAGCCCACCTGGGCCAGCAGTTCGCGGGCGCGGGCCGGGTTGTACTCGTACTTCTTCACGTTGGGGTTGAAAAGCGGGTTGGAGGGAGCCACCCAGGTATGGGACACCGGCTCGGCCCCATCGAAGAAGGCCTGCACCCAGGCATCGCGGTTGATGGCGTGCAAGAGGGCCTGGCGGGTGCGCTTGTCGTCCAGGGTCAGGTCGCGCACCTTTTGCACGTTGGTGAACTTGTTGATATCGATGTGCTCCCAGATGGCGCCCGGAATAGCCCAGATATCGAAGCGTCCAGCAGCGCGGCTGGTGAGCTGCTTGCTGCGGGCCTGGTCGGCGGAGATGCCCACAGTCGAGGTAGCGTCGATGCCACCGCCCAGAATGGCTACCAGGAGCGAGTTGGTGTTCTGGATGATGCGGTAGATCACGCGCTGGACATAGTTATTGGCCCCACCTTGCGGAGTGATGGCATTGAAGTTGGGGTTGCGAACCAGCTCAATGGAGCTATTGGAAACCCAGCGCTGCACCCGGAAGGGGCCGCTGTAGACCATGCGTCCGGCGTTGATGGCCTGGTTGGAGCTAAACTGCTGGAAGAAGTTGCGGTACAGCTCGTTGAGGCGCTGGGCGTCGCGGTCGGGGTTGAGGGGCGCGGCAGCCGCTTTGACCTTCTCCCACTCGGGGCCCATCTTGTGCACCGGTGCATAGCCTATGGGCGAGCCGTAGGTGTCGTAGTAGTAGGCCGGCTCAAAGATAACGGTCATGTTCTGCTTATCGCGGACGCGCAGGTTGACCCGTTCCCAGTAGTCGGGGTTGTTGAGGGCCATCCCCTTGGCTTTACCCACTTCGAAGTAGAAGGCGAAGTCGTCGGTGTCCAGAGGGTCGCCATCCGACCAGCGCAGGTTGGGCTTCAGGGTAATGTCGATCTCGAGGCGACGCTTACCACCGCCAATATCGGTCACCCGCAGGCGGCGGTTGGCCAGGGTAGGCACCTCGGTAGCCAGCACAGCTTCGTTTTCGGCCCGCAGGTTTTGCACAATTAGGGGTGCGAAAAGGTAGTTCTCGATCTCCACCTTGATGGACTGGTTGGAGATCACGTTCAAGAAATCGCCCCCCAGCACCCGCGGTTCTTGGGATGCCCCCACAACCAGGCTGTTGTCCGCCGGGCCGGCCAGGGCTGCACCGGCCACCAAAGTTAGACCCAGTGCAACAATCTTGCTGTAACGATTCATCTAGCCTCCTTTTGGGATTCTGTACCTCTACAGAATCGTTTAACTATGGCATTTTGCCGTACCTATTATAGCCATCCAGCCATGCCCGTCAAATCCGACAA includes the following:
- a CDS encoding peptide ABC transporter substrate-binding protein; this translates as MKRKLIALMVLGGMALAGPQDNSLIIGAAQEPRVLAGDVVNAISNQSIKFEIENFLFAPIVQTNRDLDVIPVVVTEVPTAQNNRLRFVSVRPGVRRLELDYTIRPDAVWSDGRPISTEDVALYFEMGKTKGVPSTNIDFFDRATLRVRDARNFTVSLEPAYFYDLDINQVYYAPNHIMRAEWDKAKAAAAQTTDTARQAEIFRNFFTQFSNPQYLSSGRMVYSGPFTLTRWVPGSTIEMQRNPRFWIKPPGGEDKYVQRVVYRIIQNTNSLLVAILGGGIDAASSVSISFDQGRSKQLTSRAPGRFEIWSVPTPFFEHLEINQFTNVQRVKDLQLDNVKTRQALIYAMNREGITKAFFDGLYTVSHTWVAPQNPMFNPNVTKYPYNPERARQLLAELGWRPGPDGILQRTVDGRTVRFEIEWATTAGNQVRERIQQFVAENYRQVGIAVRINNAPSAVVLGAQYRARAQEGTWTGFLHFAFSMGQADDGVRSACRDEEGKVVYVPTRENGFRGLNFGGWCNEEFDRLRNQAVLEFDVNRRKQIFARMQEIWASEVAMIPLYFQSDARVYRVGLLNYTSSTFANSAYPTIEPWLIGWQSRGAQKVYDQAKYGQPIK
- a CDS encoding peptide ABC transporter substrate-binding protein; translated protein: MNRYSKIVALGLTLVAGAALAGPADNSLVVGASQEPRVLGGDFLNVISNQSIKVEIENYLFAPLIVQNLRAENEAVLATEVPTLANRRLRVTDIGGGKRRLEIDITLKPNLRWSDGDPLDTDDFAFYFEVGKAKGMALNNPDYWERVNLRVRDKQNMTVIFEPAYYYDTYGSPIGYAPVHKMGPEWEKVKAAAAPLNPDRDAQRLNELYRNFFQQFSSNQAINAGRMVYSGPFRVQRWVSNSSIELVRNPNFNAITPQGGANNYVQRVIYRIIQNTNSLLVAILGGGIDATSTVGISADQARSKQLTSRAAGRFDIWAIPGAIWEHIDINKFTNVQKVRDLTLDDKRTRQALLHAINRDAWVQAFFDGAEPVSHTWVAPSNPLFNPNVKKYEYNPARARELLAQVGWRPGPDGILQRTVDGRTVRFELDWVTTAGNAIRERTQQLFIEQWRQVGIAVKTANAPSAVVFADDFIQRAEEGKWVFFMFAWVSSLAEDGNLFQFKNLNTGAQLVPSKENNYAGQNIGNWRNDEFDRLTSQGVLEFDEARRKQLFARAQEIWADELPALPLRFRSNFLVVRNGLVNYVASTYSGGNGYPGWNAWEIGWASRGAAKRHDQAQAGGIAIK
- a CDS encoding ABC transporter permease, coding for MAAVATASKQKSQSTWALAWRRFRKHKAAMFSLGVVILLVLMAIFAPWIAPYSPTAQPTGDNLADYYFQGPSREHWLGTDELGRDVLSRIIYGARISLLVGFVAAFAAALLGTTLGVIAGYFSGRPLRFYAGPLAKLAGGWSPWPFAIWRVISWFLLYLLLFLVADLAWLLSGANVQALFAGTASLNNVLSLLGLVLVWGVVLFIAGWGLFGQGKLDLDIAISRFMDFMLTIPELPLLLVLSALLRDTQGAVGQWAQGVFGESASVFIIITIIVLFGWIGTGRLIRGAVLSLREQEFTTAAQALGAGETRIMFRHLVPNTLAPLIVNATLAIGGAILTEAALSFLGFGIQPPVATWGNMLTKAQEYIFTAPWLALAPGFMIFLTVLAFNYLGDGLRDALDPRSRL
- a CDS encoding ABC transporter permease, which gives rise to MFAYTMRRLLQMIPLLFAASVVIFTLLALQPGDPLDELRQQNPRITAEQLEQLRRAYGLDQPVYVRYFKWLGRALQGDFGQSRTYASPAGQIIFGQRLPRTLVLSGAALTLALLVAIPVGIFSAVRQYSRADYVITFFSFVGFSMPIFFLGILLLFVFAVWLPEQLPWFPKFPVQSISDFQWSQVQSGEITFLQFIGDWAFKLVLPVLALSTIQMAAWTRYMRASLLEVLNQDYVRTARAKGLGERVVLYKHALRNALIPIVTLVGLAIPGVFGGAVITETIFSYPGMGRAIFDSLVEKDYNVAMAALAFLALLTATFNLLADLMYAVVDPRIRYS